The following proteins are encoded in a genomic region of Arachis stenosperma cultivar V10309 chromosome 4, arast.V10309.gnm1.PFL2, whole genome shotgun sequence:
- the LOC130975225 gene encoding uncharacterized protein LOC130975225 produces the protein MAWRDGCTVQILQHGRFFIAASVLTAGSNDPYGVLGVYLSSNDQHRMAQFAELTSVTKQFDGKVVLMGDFNAISNQLEKEGGGAKSPSSIETFNSFIDDNFLIDIGMVGRPFTWSNRRRGDELIQERLDRFLVGVDWQQLYPNATVLRLSESGSDHAPLLLDSNPRTERSKCRFKLQERWYFNDEIRQIVREVWHEQIDGSAMYILAQKIKRCRHKIVKWQQEHRSNSKVEIDLLQSELEELRLAGIHGGDIISEIEDKLEKALNRTRRNRIWQLTGNDGEVATSNAGIASVAESYFKDIFSSTCHENPEPLFTDFEPKVTAHMNRRLQRPVTMEEVKCATFSIHPQSAPGDDGMTAKFFQSFWNILSGDVFRAVKSFFSGGRILKGFNHTHICLIPKISDAKDMTQANPEACSNILHLLNSYESISGQRDKYLGLPSTVSKSKKASFSMIKEKVQKRIQGWKRNLLSSGGKHILLKAVGEAIPIYTLSCLKFPGGLISEIHSLLSQFWWGQKGKYFSNGNAITAKIGVLTSWGWRSILEGRKIVEKGLNWAVGTGEDIRTFEDPWLPPPYPLMISDMPNRQAISELFPRVKDLITEDRNWNQNLIQELFSQDVANRILSVKIQQSRDKLQWDLNKSKQYDTASGYKIGYLFYHPPLELCPNYMQQKKPWIDLWKLNLPHKIKLFIWKALHGRLPVLAQIHHRIPSISPICPCCHEATETVTHCLIDCSRIKDVWSQSYLRDCLPPQSSNDFWTWWTASTEILNPLKNADRNPQLLAIICWNCWKARNQLIFEGSTSMPSAILASSVKLLREIQRTPSLGRHLHETSS, from the exons ATGGCATGGAGGGATGGTTGCACTGTTCAGATTTTACAGCATGGTAGATTTTTCATTGCGGCATCAGTTCTGACAGCTGGTTCTAATGATCCCTATGGTGTTCTAGGTGTTTATCTCAGTTCAAATGATCAACATAGAATGGCTCAATTTGCTGAATTAACTTCAGTCACCAAACAGTTCGATGGTAAGGTTGTGTTAATGGGGGATTTTAATGCCATTTCTAATCAATTGGAGAAAGAAGGTGGGGGTGCTAAATCTCCTTCTTCTATTGAAACCTTTAATAGTTTTATTGATGATAATTTCCTGATTGATATTGGTATGGTCGGGAGACCATTCACTTGGTCAAATAGACGGAGGGGCGATGAGTTGATACAGGAAAGACTGGACCGATTCCTGGTAGGAGTTGACTGGCAGCAACTCTATCCCAATGCAACGGTTCTTAGACTGTCAGAATCAGGCTCGGATCATGCCCCTCTTCTCCTAGACTCTAATCCGAGAACTGAGAGATCTAAATGCCGATTCAAATTACAAGAAAGATGGTATTTCAATGATGAAATACGCCAGATTGTTAGAGAGGTTTGGCATGAACAGATTGATGGTTCAGCCATGTATATCCTAGCTCAAAAAATAAAGCGTTGTCGGCATAAGATTGTCAAATGGCAGCAAGAACACAGATCTAATTCGAAGGTGGAGATTGATTTACTTCAGTCGGAATTAGAGGAACTTCGTTTAGCAGGAATTCATGGAGGCGACATCATTTCAGAAATAGAGGACAAACTTGAAAAAGCATT AAATCGAACCCGAAGGAATAGAATTTGGCAACTAACTGGCAATGATGGTGAAGTGGCTACTTCAAATGCTGGTATTGCTTCTGTGGCTGAATCTTATTTCAAGGACATCTTTTCCTCCACTTGTCATGAGAACCCTGAACCTCTGTTTACTGATTTTGAACCTAAGGTTACAGCTCACATGAACCGTAGGCTTCAAAGACCAGTGACTATGGAGGAAGTGAAATGCGCAACATTTAGCATTCATCCTCAAAGTGCTCCAGGAGATGATGGTATGACagcaaaattttttcaaagctTCTGGAACATACTTAGTGGTGATGTGTTTCGAGCAGTTAAGAGCTTCTTTTCTGGGGGCAGAATCTTGAAGGGTTTTAACCACACTCACATCTGTCTTATTCCCAAGATTTCTGATGCTAAAGATATGACTCAG GCTAATCCTGAAGCATGTTCAAATATCCTGCATTTATTGAATTCTTATGAAAGCATCAGTGGCCAGAGG GATAAATACCTTGGTTTACCTTCTACAGTCTCTAAATCGAAAAAGGCTTCTTTTAGTATGATCAAAGAAAAGGTTCAGAAAAGAATCCAAGGGTGGAAGCGCAATCTTCTTTCGTCAGGTGGTAAACACATATTGCTTAAGGCAGTGGGAGAAGCTATTCCTATTTATACATTGTCTTGCTTAAAGTTTCCTGGTGGTTTAATTTCGGAAATTCACTCTCTACTTTCTCAGTTCTGGTGGGGACAAAAAG GTAAATACTTTAGCAATGGTAATGCTATAACGGCAAAAATTGGAGTCTTAACTTCTTGGGGATGGAGGAGCATACTGGAAGGCCGAAAGATTGTTGAAAAAGGTCTTAATTGGGCTGTGGGTACTGGTGAGGATATCCGAACCTTTGAGGATCCTTGGCTGCCTCCTCCGTATCCTTTAATGATTTCTGACATGCCAAATAGACAGGCTATTTCTGAGTTGTTTCCAAGAGTTAAAGATCTAATTACTGAAGATAGAAATTGGAATCAGAATCTCATTCAAGAACTATTTTCCCAAGACGTTGCAAACAGGATTTTGTCAGTTAAAATTCAGCAGAGTAGGGACAAATTGCAATGGGATTTGAACAAATCCAAGCAATATGATACAGCTTCAGGTTACAAAATTGGCTATTTATTTTATCATCCGCCTCTGGAGCTTTGCCCTAATTATATGCAACAGAAAAAGCCGTGGATTGATCTATGGAAGTTGAACTTGCCTCACAAAATTAAGCTATTTATTTGGAAAGCTCTCCATGGCCGACTTCCGGTGCTTGCTCAGATTCATCACCGCATCCCATCTATATCACCAATATGCCCTTGCTGTCATGAAGCAACGGAAACAGTCACTCATTGTTTGATCGATTGCTCTAGAATTAAAGACGTATGGTCTCAGAGTTATCTTCGTGACTGTCTTCCCCCTCAGAGTTCTAACGACTTTTGGACATGGTGGACTGCATCAACAGAGATACTTAACCCGTTGAAGAATGCTGACCGTAATCCTCAATTGCTTGCCATCATTTGCTGGAACTGCTGGAAAGCTCGCAACCAGTTGATTTTTGAAGGTTCTACTTCTATGCCGTCTGCCATTCTAGCAAGCTCTGTCAAGTTGCTCCGTGAAATCCAAAGAACTCCCAGTTTAGGTCGTCATCTCCATGAGACAAGCTCTTAG